GGCAAGAGACAAGCGAACCTCACAATAATTGTACTGGAGACGGCCAGGGCGGGAGGCGGAATGTGCCCCTCTCTAGTCTCACCCTTTACAGTTATTGGTGCAGCGTCGTGGCCTTCTGGGCGACGCTCTGGtgaggtgaacaaatccacaagggcagtggcgaggattcgaacctgcgtctgggagcatcccagacactgccttaatcgactgagctacgacagggtaaaaggttgatgcatcacgttagtgtgatctctgtgtgctgtggtgaggtgtgaggaaCAACAGGGTAGACACGGGGCTCCCATGAGAGACGATGGGAACGAAGGGAGAGGAGGAAATGAGAAGGAAGGCGATGAGTGACAATAATgtagctgaagaatgttgaccagaccacacactagaaggtggagggacgacgacgacgtttcggtccgtcctggaccattctcaagtcgattgagaagggacgacgtcgtcgtcccttcaccttctagtgtgtggtctggtcaatatgagAAGGAAGATGAGGAAGCGGATGATGAGGTTAATGCACAGCCTTGCAGCGGAGGTGACCATGACTGGCTCCATCTGACACCTGTCTTAACCTGCCTCGCATTTTATTACCTGCGAATATTATTGTTTACATTTTTAACATttcttgctatcattttattgacGATTTTCTCTTGTTTTCCTTTCTGTCTTTCTCGTCTTCAAGTTAtcttttccttctcttcctcctacaCTTGGGTCCTTTGCGACCTGGAATGATGACAAGGGGAGGGAAGTCTCCAGGTGAGAGGTCAGAGGTCAAGGGTCAAGACAAGGGTTCACGGGCTGATGCCCTTGTTGGCTTTGGTCAGTAACTGGACGAATAACCAATTCAACGCTCCGTCCTCTACTCCTATAGTATATATGCTATCCTTAATAGTatcagcacgcacacacacgcacacacgcacacacacacacacacacacacgcacacacacgcacacacacacacacgcacgcacacacatacacacacacacacatacacacacacgccggtggacagcacgctggacaggtgatcctgtggtcccgggttcgatcccgggcgccggcgagaaacgatgggcagagtttctttcaccctatgcccctgttatataGCAGTAATGCTAggaatgttacctagcagtaaataggtgcctgggagttagtcaactttcacgggctgtttcctggggagtgtgtactcacctagttgtgcttgcgggggttgagctctggctctttggtcccgcctctcaactgtcaatcaacaggtgtacaggttcctgagccttaatagtgtgtgtgtgtgtgtgtgtgtgtgtgtgtgtgtgtactcacctagttgtgtttgcggggattgagctctggctctttggtcaatcaacaggtgtacagattcctgagcctattgggctctacggagtatgcgtgtgtgtgtgtggtgtggggaaaaaaagtagtagtagaaacagttgattaacagttgagaggcgggccgaaagagcagagctcaaccccgcaagcacaactaggtgaaaactactaggtgaatacacacacacgcacacaggggaggacctggtagcctggtgtatAGCGCGAAGAACTCGTAATtccgtggcgcgggttcgatgcccgcaccaggcagaaacaaagaaacaaatgggcaaagtttctttcaccctgaatgcccctgttacctagcagtaaatttcgagttagtcagctgtcacgggctgcttcctggggcgtgtgtgtgtgtgtgtgtgtgtgtgtgtgtgtgtgtgtgtgtgtgtgtgtgtgtgtgtgtgtgtgtgtggtgtgcagaaaaaaaagtagttagtaaacagttgattgacagttgagaggcgggccgaaagagcaaagctcaacccccgcaaacacaactaggtgaatacacacgagtcgatacctagttaaacacaagacaaagttagagaagattcgaaggtatgccaccagactagtcccagaactgagaggtatgagctgcgaggaaaggctatgggagctaaacctcacgtccctgaggAAGAATTTGTAGTAAGGGGagtagagtaagggaagacatgatagctACCGACAAaagtctcaggggaattgacagggtggaaagagacaaattatttagcatgggtggaacacgaacaaggggacacaggcggaaacttagtacctaaatgaggtacagagacattagaattttgttttcaatgtcagagtagttaacagatggaatgcactaggaagtgatgtggtggaggctgactccatacacagtttcaaatgtagatacgatagaacccagtaggctcaggaatctgtgcacccgttgattgacagttgaaaggcgggaacaAATAGCCAAAGTtcaacaccccccacctcccaagcacaactaggtgagtacacacacacatatacaaacatTAATTCTCCAGCATGAATAAAAAGAATTAATGAGAGTTTAGCAAGAGTTGCAAGTGAAACTGTGCTGAAGGCCCCTCATAACACCGTGGGAACCTGGCGCCAGACATGGCTGACTTTTGTTGTCGGGATGTTGAACCCGCCTCCCCGCCCTCGCCGCCCTCAGCGCCCTCCCCGCCCTCGCCGCCCTCAGCGCCCTCGCCGCCCTCAGCGCCCTCCCCGCCCTTCCCGCCCTCAGCGCCCTCCCCGCCCTCAGCGCCCACAGCGCCCACAGCGCCCTCGCCGCCCTCCCCGCCCTTCCCGCCCTCATCGCCCTCGCCGCCCTCACTCAGTATAATATATTACCTCCAGATAAACACCACGAAGGTCAGAAGACTTGTTGAGTGTCCAGGACTTTTGAAAAAGACTGGTAGAGTGCACATGTCTTCTGAAGACGACTGGGAAAGTGTACAATGTGTTTTGAATAAGGCTGATGAAGTGTACATGTCTGGTGAAGATTAATGGAGTAGTTTGTATTTGTAAGAATGATGTGGCGTATATGTTTAGGAACCCAGCTGCTTAGGATGTCCATAATACAAATTGTGTTCTCGAATTTGTCTTTTTGATAAGACTGACATTCCTTTAGTGTCCTGGACATTAATGAAGGAAATCTTCACCGCCAAAGACACTTTCAGGTGTGTGCAGTTTTATGTGAATATGTAAATACTCAGTGGAGGCAGCAACAGTTTAAGCAAATATTTAAGTGGGAAGGGAAAGCTATAAAGTTTGATCTGAGACGAAGGTACTCGACAGGGCGCTTAAGAGAGGCGGACATCATTGGAATACCTTTGTAAACTAACGGACCTTTGGGTGGCGAGGTGGGCAAGCTTGCGGTGTGAGAGATAACACAACACGCACCACATTCCAAGATATTTTCCAAACACTATCTGCGTTGTAtaaacacactcacgcacacgcacTTGAACGCACGCTGGAAAAAATGGATTGACGagtgagtacgcacacatacccaaCACACTTATACATACACAGCACGCATGCGCATACACAGgcatctgtacacacacacacacacaaagctaaTGAAGAATATAAAATATTAGGAGGACTTCAGAAGGTTACAGGatgaccttgacaaactccaggagtcAGCAAACAAATGACTGCGAGAATGTAATCAAAATAAGAGTAATGAAGATGGGTTAGGGAGATCAGAAGGCAGCCACCCCATAATGGGGAAGGCCACCCCACAGGACTCGGACAGAGGAAAGCACTTGCGAAGGGTAATAATTCCAACACTATCTCCAGAGTCACACATAAACAGTGCAGCATCAGCGGCACATGAGATGCTGACTAACATGACAACGTTTAGAAAATTAAACTGTGAGACTTTCACGGCCTTTCTTAGACAATCAAGACCTTTCTTAGATAATCAAGGCCTTTCTTAGACAATCAAGACCTTTCTTAGATAATCAAGGCCTTTCTTAGACAAATACTAGACTATACATTACCATCCTGGAATAAGCACCTTGTAAACCATAAAATAATAATGTAGAAGTGCAAGAGTTTGCAACAAGTTTAGTACCAGAGCTAAGAGGACTGAGCTATAAGGATACGTTAAGGGGACTAGACATTACAACCATGGAGGCAAGAAGAAGCAGAGGGgacatgatcgcaacatacaagattctgaggggaattgacaagATTTTCGAGGACAAGAGAGATATAATAGATATGATACAGAAAAATAGGTCAGAAATCAGTATATTTGACAACCGATGGATAGAAAGGCGAGGTTAAAGAACTAGCAAATACATGTGTTCAAACTCACTCAATGTATTCATAAACACGCATGTGTTCACACACGCacgcagaaacacacacacatggggcctcgtagcctggtggatagcgcgcaggactcgtaattctgtggcgcgggttcgattcccgcacgaggcagaaacaaattggcaaagtttctttcaccctaagtgcccctgttacctagcagtaaataggtacctgggagttagtcagctgtcatgggctgcttcctggggtgtgtgtgtgtggtgtgggaaaaaaaaagtagttagtaaacagttgattgacagttgagaggcgggccgaaagagcaaagctcaacccccgtaaaaactagTGAACTAGTTTTTACTAGtttacacaactagtaaacacacacgcacgcacacacaagtACGCACAGATGATCATAAAAGTGGCtattggagttcaacacgagcaaatgtaaagttatggaaatgggattaggtgacaagagaccaaagggacagtacacaatgaagggagaaCTGCCTTCctttaacgattcgagaaagagacctgggagtgaacgtaacacctaatctattgtTCTGTACACTGGGCACAGTACAATAGTGGTGACACTGGTTACAGTACAATGTGTACTGCACTGTTGTACAGTAACCAGAACAGTGTAACCAGTACACTGTACTGGTTACAGTACAGTGTACTGCACATTAGCCCCCCAGCAGCTAATGTGCACCCCAAATGTATAACGTTTTACACTATTCATTTTGTAGAGGGCTCAGGAAAGAAGGCAACAATTAAGCTTATCTTTTCCTAGGCCTATTATACTAAATATATCTTAAttgtattaataactaataataatactaattgtACAAATAATATGTACTTAATCAGGtctaatattaaatattttaggCCTAGGATTTCTTATTTAAGCCTTGAACAGATTAGGCTAGATAATCTAGCCTAATCTTTCTAATATTTAAGCCTTAGacggattaggttaggttgtttcAGTTTTTGTTACGCCATTTAAAATTCAAATGGCAAAAAAAACATGgatttgtgtgtgggggggggggacagccattaatttgtttatttgtttattccatccagaccaacctgtcctcctacaacctgtcctcctacaacctgtcctcctacaacctgtcctcccacaacctgtcctcccacaacctgtcctcctacaacctgtcctcctacaacctgtcctcctacaacctgtcctcccacaacctgtccttctacaacctgtcctcctacaacctgtcctcctacaacctgtcctcctacaacctgtcctcccacaacctgtcctcctacaacctgtcctcctacaacctgtcctcccacaacctgtccttctacaacctgtcctcctacaacctgtcctcccacaacctgtcctcctacaacctgtcctcctacaacctgtcctcctacaacctgtcctcctacaacctgtcctcccacaacctgtcctcctacaacctgtcctcctacaacctgtcctcccacaacctgtccttctacaacctgtcctcctacaacctgtcctcccacaacctgtcctcctacaacctgtcctcctacaacctgtcctcctacaacctgtcctcctacaacctgtcctcccacaacctgtcctcctacaacctgtcctcctacaacctgtcctcccacaacctgtccttctacaacctgtcctcctacaacctgtcctcctacaacctgtcctcctacaacctgtcctcccacaacctgtcctcctacaacctgtccttctacaacctgtcctcctacaacctgtcctcctacaacctgtcctcccacaacctgtcctcctacaacctgtcctcctacaacctgtcctcctacaacctgtcctcctacaacctgtcctcctacaacctgtcctcctacagcctgtcctcctacaacctgtcctcctacaacctgtcctcctacaacctgtcctcctacaacctgtcctcccacaacctgtcctcctacaacctgtccttctacaacctgtcctcctacaacctgtcctcctacaacctgtcctcctacaacctgtcctcccacaacctgtcctcctacaacctgtcctcctacaacctgtcctcctacagcctgtcctcctacaacctgtcctcctacaacctgtcctcctacaacctgtcctcctacaacctgtcctcccacaacctgtcctcctacaacctgtcctcctacaacctgtcctcctacaacctgtcctcctacaacctgtcctcctacaacctgtcctcctacagcctgtcctcctacaacctgtcctcctacaacctgtcctcctacaacctgtcctcctacaacctgtcctcctacaacctgtcctcctacaacctgtcctcctacaacctgtcctcccacaacctgtcctcctacaacctgtcctcctacaacctgtcctcctacagcctgtcctcctacaacctgtcctcctacaacctgtcctcctacaacctgtcctcctacaacctgtcctcctacaacctgtcctcctacaacctgtcctcctacaacctgtcctcctacagcctgtcctcctacaacctgtcctcccacaacctgtcctcctacaacctgtcctcctacaacctgtcctcctacaacctgtcctcctacaacctgtcctcctgcaacctgtcctcccacaacctgtcctcctgcaacctgtcctcccacaacctgtcctcctgcaacctgtcctcccacaacctgtcctcccacaacctgtcctcctgcaacctgtcctcccacaacttgtcctcctacaacctgtcctcctacaacctgtcctcctacaacctgtcctcctacaacctgtcctcccacaacctgtcctcctacaacctgtcctcctgcaacctgtcctcctacaacctgtcctcctacaacctgtcctcctacaacctgtcctcctacaacctgtcctcctacaacctgtcctcccacaacctgtcctcctacaacctgtcctcctacaacctgtcctcctacaacctgtcctcctacaacctgtcctcctacaacctgtcctcctacaacctgtcctcctgcaacctgtcctcctacaacctgtcctcccacaacctgtcctcctacaacctgtcctcctacaacctgtcctcctacaacctgtcctcctacaacctgtcctacaacctgtcctcctacagcctgtcctcctaaaacctgtcctcctacaacctgtcctcctacaacctgtcctcctacaacctgtcctcctacaacctgtcctcctacaacctgtcctcccacaacctgtcctcctacaacctgtcctcctacaacctgtcctcctacaataaagtcgcatttcgctcgtatgcgtcacataaggcccaaaaattatcgtactagaaaatggaagcggctggcgaaagtgacgtactgtcccgttttctgttttaggtcctctggtaagtcaggagagaccactttaaattgaccgttttctttacgttgggaaaccttaggaggacgggtcgCCAGAGAAGGTATAAGTACAACCATATTTGTGTAATGGGTTACAATCTGTTTACGCTACACATGATTTGTTTTGATAATGAGTGAGGCTTATTGACAGATGACGGAGCGGGGTTGCCAGATGCTGCTGGCGACTGTGGCGGCGACGGTGGCAATGGCAGCGCTGACAACTTCTGCCAGAGGCAAAATAGGTGGGTCCTTGTCTACTGTGTTTCCCTTAAATATAATATTTCATATGGTAATCTACGGAAATTAAACTATTACTTTGGACGGGACTCCATTATTTTCTTACATTCATATCCCTCAATTTGGAAGTTCCTTTGTGAGTAGTTATTCCTTCAAAACGAGTTGGGGTTAAATAATATCTTAAGATATCCGCCGATTAAGTGATATATAACTAGCTAAACCATTTCAGAAGACTTTATGAGTATATGAAGGTATTCCTATAAGGAGTGAATCTCTAGTACAAATACAGTTTTCTTGAGTAATTCATATTTTTGAAGCAAGGTTGAGAGGCCTTTACCACAAGGCGAAAAACagccctagggccagattcacgaagcagttacgcaagcacttacgaacttgtacatcttttctcaatctttgacggctttgtttacaatcattaaacagttaatgagctccgaagaaccaggaggctgtttataacaataacaacagttgattggaaagttttcatgcttgtaaactgtttaataaatgtaaccaaagccgtcaaagagtgaggaaagatgtacacgttcgtaagtacttgcgtaactgcttcgtgaatctggcccctagaggtTTAACCAGCTACTTAGTAGATAAGTGAGCGTGAGAAGATTACTTTTAAGTATTACTTGTTACTTATTTACTTTGAATTGTgtcacgagctattcatgcccgtaccacctcttgggtggctcaaTCTTCATCACTCAATCAATTTTGATTATAAACTCAGTTGACAACTATAGGATACTTCCTGGTTGGTCAGcaagctattgtggtggccttaattacCTACTGCTTTTGACAGACTTAACACCAAACCAATATTACATTACTTCTCCATAAATATACTACAGGTACAGTTTTCTTCTGTAATAGACGTTATATTATTTGTAATATGTGTGTATGTTTCCAGACTTTCGCTACCCCGATGCTATAGTGAAGCCGAGAGTGAAGTGTTTGAGAGAGGGAGTCTTCCCTCACCCCAGGAATTGTACGTGGTACTACAGGTAAGTCTGTACCTGGTGGTACAGTAAGTCTGTACCTGGTGGTACAGTAAGTCTGTACCTGGTGGTACAGGTAAGTCTGTACCTGGTGGTACAGTAAGTCTGTACCTGGTGGTACAGGTAAGTCTGTACCTGGTGGTACAGTAAGTCTGTACCTGGTGGTACAGTAAGTCTGTACCTGGTGGTACAGTAAGTCTGTACCTGGTGGTACAGGTAAGTCTGTACCTGGTGGTACAGGTAAGTCTGTACCTGGTGGTACAGGTAAGTCTGTACCTGGTGGTACAGGTAAGTCTGTACCTGGTGGTACAGGTAAGTCTGTACCTGGTGGTACAGGTAAGTCTGTACCTGGTGGTACAGGTAAGTCTGTACCTGGTGGTACAGTTACATACAGGTAATGATTCGATGATGAGTGAGAGTCTACGTGGCGGTAGTCATAAATCTGCTTCTTAAATATAACAACACAAGGGAACAACCAatgggggggacatgattacgACGTATAAAATATAAAGGATAGAAAACATGGACACGAACATCCATTTTAAATTGAGAGAAAATGGGAAATATGAAACGCGAACGATTCAGACACATAAGAATCCTGCACAGCTCAAAAAATAATACCACATAACGAACCCAAACGCCGGAAGATTAAAGTCAAGGAACTAGGTACAATAAGTTGCGAAACACAGTTAAACCTCAGCATCTTGTATGCAGATATATGTTAGAACTTAAGTGTGTCGTTCACTCTTACAATCTTGTTCACAACAACTTTGAGACACATTAAGAATGTTTGAAATCCGTGACTTATGCGACTTTTTAAGAGTATAAATTAAGGGGAATTATTTCATAACAGGTCAAAATGGATTTCACCTCGAGTTGTTTTGTTTCATGTGTTGGCGCAGGTGCGTGGACAGGATGAACGTGGGCTTCTTCTGGACGAGTTACTTCGAGTGTGAGCCGGGGACGGTGTTCTCAGACGATCTGGATCAGTGTGTGTTCCCGCACCTGGTGAGGCCTCCTTGTGGTACCTACAACCTCCCAGTCTCCACCAACCCACCGACTACACTTccccccacaactaccaccacaaccaccacaactctaCCTATCACAGCTTCAACTATCAAGACACAACCGACAACCACCACGAGCCCCGTTAACCTGCCTTGTAAGTTTAACGACGACGACAGCTGCGCGGTCTACGAGCCGTGCTTCCCCGACACGGAGCGCCGGATACTCTGCCGTGGCTGTTATGTCGGCAGGTTGCAGGTGTTCATCGAGGCGGCGGTCGTCTGCAACAGGGACAACCACCTCATCGAGAAGAGTACCAGCAAATGCTTCCTTGATCCTGCTAGTAAGTCCACCCTCTTAATAAGTCCACTCTGTTAGTAAGTCGACCCTGCCAGACCCTGATTGTAAATCAACCCTCATACTAAGCCAACCCTGAAACCTAGTTGTGTTCCAGTTAGATAACATTATCCCAGTCGAgtaacaaaaagtcttagctaagTTACGTAGTGTCCCAGTCAGGGAACGCAATGTTCAAATCAGGTAACACCGTGTCTCAGTGTGATGTGTCCTTACCAGGTAACACCGTGTTTCAGGCAAGTAACGCCTCGTCTCAGACAAACAACGTCTTATCTCAGATAATGTTTGTCCCAGACAGCCAATGCCGTGTTGCAGAACGCCAGCATTGTTTAAATTAATAATGCTGTAGTGTCGTTCTTATTTTCTTAGTATAACAGTCATGGTGTCAGCGATTTCTTTTGATAGTTATTTTACCAGAAGGGGCTTTGGAAAGTGTAAATCTTACTCTTGATATTTGCTTTTCAGAAGTAGCCAACTGCTTAACTGCCACCACACCTAAAACTACCACTACACctaaaactaccaccaccaccacaaccaccaccagtaccactccgCCTACCACAGCACTGTCGATTACGACAACCACCACGAGCCCCGTTAACCTGCCCTGTAAGTTTAACGACGACGACAGCTGCGCGGTCTACGAGCCGTGCTTCCCCGACACGGAGCGCCGGATACTTTGCCGTGGCTGTTACGTCGGCAGGTTGCAGGTGTTCATCGAGGCGGCGGTCGTCTGCAACAGGGACAACCACCTCATCGAGAAGAGTACCAACAGATGCTTCCTCGACCCTGCTAGTAAGTCAATCCTGATAGTAAATCAACCCTTTAATCAATCCACTTACGAGTAAGTCCACTCTCCTAGTAAGTCCACCCTGGTAGATCTCAATAATACTAAGTACATCCTGATATTACGTCAACCATCCTAGTTAGTCGACTCTACTAGTCAGACGACCCAACTAGTAAGTTGGTCCTTCTAGAATCCTAATTGAAAGTCGACCCTGATAGTAAGTCGGACCTGAAAATAAGTCTAATACTGCTAGTTAGTCGATTATGTTAGTTGGTCAACCTTGCCAGTAAATTGACCATGATAGTGAGTCGATCCTCTAAGTAAGTCAACCCTGAGAGCCAGCTGTGTTACGGGCAGGTAACACTCTGGCACAGTCAGGTAACACCACTTAATTTCAAGTAACGATGTGTCTCAAAAAGGTAACGTCGTCTGAGTAAGATAACGCCATATCCCAGTTAAGCAATGCACTGTCCCAGTTAGGGAACGCCGTGTCGCTTTCACCTAACAGCCTGTTCCAGTCAGGAAAAGTCGTGTCCCAGTCAGGTAACGTCGTGTCCCAGTCAGGAAACGTCGTGTCCCAGTCAGGTAACGTCGTGTCCCAGTCAGGAAACGTCGTGTCCCAGTCAGGTAACGTCGTGTCCCAGTCAGTTAAACACCATGTTCCAGTCAGGTAACACTCTGTCCTAGCTGGCACAAACAGATAACGCAGTGTCCCAATCAGATAATGTTGTGTACTAATAGGGAAATGACATGTCCCATTCAAGTATCGTCTTAATTCAGATGTTTACCCCAATCAGCCAATAAGCTAACATCATTTAATAATACTGAAGTAACGCTCTTGTTTTCTTAGTGTAACAGTCATGGTGTCagcaatttctgttgataattattTTACCAGAAGGGTCTTAGAAAATGTAAGTCTTATTTCGGGTATTTGCTTTTCAGAAGTAGTCAACTGTTTAACTGCCACCACACCTAAAACTACCACTACACCtagaactaccaccaccaccaccacaaccaccaccagtaccactccgCCTACCACAGCACTGTCGATTACGACAACCACCACGAGCCCCGTTAACCTGCCCTGTAAGTTTAACGACGACGACAGCTGCGCAGTCTACGAGCCGTGCTTCCCCGACACGGAGCGCCGGATACTCTGCCGTGGCTGTTACGTCGGCAGGTTGCAGGTGTTCATCGAGGCGGCGGTCGTCTGCAACAGGGACAACCATCTCATCGAGAAGAGTACCAACAGATGCTTCCTCGACCCTGCTAGTAAGTCTAACCTGCTAGTAAGTCTACCTTACTAGTAAGTCCACCTTGCTAGTAAGTTGACCCTGCTTGTGAGTCGACTGTATATTAAGTTAACTCTGATTATAAGACGATCTTGCTAGTAATCTGATGCTGATAGTCAACCCTGCTACTAAGTCGATCCTGCTAGGAAGTCACTCAGCTATAAAATAGATCGACGCAGCTAGTAAAACCAAGCTAGTAAGCCGACCATGCTAATAAGTCGACCCTTCTAATAAAAAGGCCCTTCTTTTAAGTTGACCTTGCTAGTAAGTCGATCCTACTATTAAGTGGACTCTGCTAGTAAGTTTACCTTGCTAGTAAATGGACCTGACAGTAAGTCGACCCTGCTACTCAATCGACTTTGCTAGTAAATTGACCCTGATAGTCAAACCTGGTAATAAGTTGAACCTGTAAGTAAATGGACCTTGAGAGTAAATCGACTCTGATAGTAATTCAACCCTGAGAGTCAGCTGTGTCCCAATGAGGCAGCACTGCTGTAGGTAAACTCATATCATAGTCAGATAACGCAGTGTCAGTCAGGTAACACCCTTTAAGCCATTTAAAGCCGTGTCCCAGTCAGAAAACGTCGTGTCCAGGTCATTTATCATCATATTAATCTCAGGTAATACTGTGTCCCAGTCAAATAATGGCGTGTCCCAGTCAGATAATACGGGATCCCAGTTAGGGAATGTCGTGGCTCAGTTCAGTAATTGTTGAGAGAGAATAGAGAGCAGTAATGCCTGCTCTCAGTCAGACAGGGCTGTTCCCCAATCAGCCGTGTTGCAGTAAGGTAACATTGTTAAAATAAGGCTGTAGTGAAGCTCCTGTTTTGTGTTATATAATGATGAGGGCTCTAAGAGGTACTTTACCAGAAGATGCTTGGAAAACGTCTTACTTCAGGTATTTGCTTTCAGAAACAGTCAACTGCTTAACTGCCACCACACCTAAAACTACCACTACACCCAGAACTACCACCAGTACAACTCCGCCTACCACAACTGCCATTACAACTCCACTTACCACAGCACCGGTGattacgacaacaacaacaagcctcTTTAACCTGCCCTGTAAGTTTAACGACGACGACAGCTGCGCGGTCTACGAGCCGTGCTTCCCCGACACGGAGCGCCGGATACTCTGCCGTGGCTGTTACGTCG
This DNA window, taken from Procambarus clarkii isolate CNS0578487 chromosome 76, FALCON_Pclarkii_2.0, whole genome shotgun sequence, encodes the following:
- the LOC138357218 gene encoding uncharacterized protein yields the protein MTERGCQMLLATVAATVAMAALTTSARGKIDFRYPDAIVKPRVKCLREGVFPHPRNCTWYYRCVDRMNVGFFWTSYFECEPGTVFSDDLDQCVFPHLVRPPCGTYNLPVSTNPPTTLPPTTTTTTTTTLPITASTIKTQPTTTTSPVNLPCKFNDDDSCAVYEPCFPDTERRILCRGCYVGRLQVFIEAAVVCNRDNHLIEKSTSKCFLDPAKVANCLTATTPKTTTTPKTTTTTTTTTSTTPPTTALSITTTTTSPVNLPCKFNDDDSCAVYEPCFPDTERRILCRGCYVGRLQVFIEAAVVCNRDNHLIEKSTNRCFLDPASKSILIVNQPFNQSTYE